The DNA segment TTTGTCAGAATTTTCCGAAAAATCTATTCAAACTAAAGTTAAAGAAAACAAACTCATACCTGATAAGATTAAATCGAGCAGCGTAAAAATGTCTGCGCTCACCAACTCCACTTATGACGGCATTTGCTACAACGTAATCAATATCAAAAAGCAGTTGCAGAAAAGTGTTGAGAATCTTCATTTTGATGAAGCTTGGTATGCTTACGCTCGTTTTCATCCGATTTACAAAGATCATTTCGGCATGGCCGACGATGATCTCAATGAAAACCATCCGCCTATTTTCTGCTCGCATTCTACTCATAAGCTGTTGATGGCATTTTCACAGGCATCCATGCTTCATGTCAGAGACGGAAGTCATGTAAAAATTGATCCTGATGAGTTGAATGAATCGTACATGATGCATGGCTCTACTTCGCCTCAGTACAGCATGATAGCCTCGCTCGATGTTGCAACCAAAATGATGGAAGACAGCGGCGAAGTCTTGATGAATGATACTATTCTGGAAGCTATTAATCTGCGCAAAAAAGTTTCCAAAATTGCTAAGGAAATGAAGGATGAGAATGATTGGTTCTTCGAAATGTGGCAGCCCGCCAAGGTTGATCAGGACGGGGAAATCAAAAATTTTGAAGATGTGCCGACACAGTATCTTTGTGAAAATCAGAAACCGTGGGTTTTCAGTTCAAAAGATGACTGGCATGGATTTGATGACATTGAAGATAATTATGCCATGCTCGATCCTATCAAGCTCACTTTCACAACTCCGGGCTTGAAAGAAAACGGTGAAATGCTGGATGAAGGTATACCTGCTTCCATTGTCACTAACTATCTTATTAACCACGGAATTGTTTGCGAAAAAACAGATTACTATTCCTTCCTGCTCCTTAATTCAATGGGAACAACTAAGGCGAAGCAGGGTTCCCTTTTGGCCGGATTGCTCAAGTTTAAAGAGCTTTATGACGGCAACGTTTCTTTGAATAAAGTGCAGCCCGATCTGGTGCAGAGTTTCCCGGAAGCTTATGACGGAGTGGGCTTGAAAGATCATTGTAACTCCATCCATAAATATTACAAAGAGCACAAGCTGCTTGATAAGATGCAGGCCGCATTTCAGGTAATTCCTGATCAGGCTATGAAGCCTTCGGAAGCTTACCATAATGTTGTCCGCAAAAATGTTGAATATGTTGAACTGAAAGAAATGAAAGGCCGTATTCCAGCTGTTATGGTTGTTCCTTATCCTCCCGGTATCCCGGTGATTATGGGGGGGGAAATTTTGAATGACAAGGCTGATGCTATTTATGAATATTTGGAAACCCGTCAGAACTTTGAGAACGTGTATCCCGGATATGAAAGCGATATCCACGGCGTTGAGCGTATAGAACGCGACGGCAAAAAGTACTTTAGAACCATGTGCGTAAAAAAATAATAATCAAGAAAAGAAGTCCTTCGTAATATACGGAGGACTTCTCTTTTTTGAGATAAACGGGGCTGAATAATATAAATGGCTGAACTGAATAATCCACAGAAATCGAGCAAATTAAGCGTATTCACCCTGATGATGATCAACGTTGCGGCGATTATGTCGCTGCGCGCTTTGCCGGGGCTTGCTGAGTATGGCTGGTCATTGATTTTTTATCTTACTTTAGCGTCACTTTGTTTCTTTATTCCTTCTGCTCTGGTTTCAGCGGAGCTTGCTTCCGGCTGGCAGGGCGAGGGGGGTGTGTATCTCTGGGTGAAGGAGGCTTTCGGCCCGAAGTGGGGATTTGTTGCCATTTTCATGCAGTGGGTGGAAAATCTTCCTTGGTTTCCGGCAGTGCTTGCTTTCGGAGC comes from the Maridesulfovibrio ferrireducens genome and includes:
- a CDS encoding Orn/Lys/Arg decarboxylase N-terminal domain-containing protein, whose translation is MKITKHSWPVLIVSGQFEASNDEGLRLRELEEELIGEQECSVIPSYSYEDAIEIFMSRADLGVVVIDWDIQGERADEIMPPELLLDEIRKRNKTIPIFLLTDRTAMEDLPTKVLRQINECLWKTADTSEFLAGRIETLLIEYVKSVYPVFFGQMVKYSEAYKYAWHTPGHMGGEGFLRSPAGVAMHKFYGENVFRSDLSISVPELGSLLDHEGVVGDAEKNSARVFGADQTYYVLNGTSNVNQIIWRSQLVRDDIAFVDRNCHKSLNYAMVITDAYPIYMVPRRNKRGIIGPCRLSEFSEKSIQTKVKENKLIPDKIKSSSVKMSALTNSTYDGICYNVINIKKQLQKSVENLHFDEAWYAYARFHPIYKDHFGMADDDLNENHPPIFCSHSTHKLLMAFSQASMLHVRDGSHVKIDPDELNESYMMHGSTSPQYSMIASLDVATKMMEDSGEVLMNDTILEAINLRKKVSKIAKEMKDENDWFFEMWQPAKVDQDGEIKNFEDVPTQYLCENQKPWVFSSKDDWHGFDDIEDNYAMLDPIKLTFTTPGLKENGEMLDEGIPASIVTNYLINHGIVCEKTDYYSFLLLNSMGTTKAKQGSLLAGLLKFKELYDGNVSLNKVQPDLVQSFPEAYDGVGLKDHCNSIHKYYKEHKLLDKMQAAFQVIPDQAMKPSEAYHNVVRKNVEYVELKEMKGRIPAVMVVPYPPGIPVIMGGEILNDKADAIYEYLETRQNFENVYPGYESDIHGVERIERDGKKYFRTMCVKK